The proteins below are encoded in one region of Silene latifolia isolate original U9 population chromosome 2, ASM4854445v1, whole genome shotgun sequence:
- the LOC141641604 gene encoding uncharacterized protein LOC141641604 has protein sequence MTYGEVADRVDEYLRLGESTRKVLVRFLEAVIHQFGDEYLRRPTVQDFQRLLQVGAYRGFPGMLGSIDCMHWKWKNCPKAWRGQFQGRSGEATVILEVVASQDLWI, from the exons ATGA CATATGGAGAGGTTGCTGATAGAGTGGACGAGTACTTGAGGCTTGGAGAATCAACAAGGAAGGTTCTTGTTAGATTTCTTGAAGCTGTTATTCACCAATTTGGGGATGAGTATCTAAGACGTCCAACTGTTCAGGATTTTCAAAGACTTTTACAGGTTGGAGCGTATAGAGGATTCCCGGGCATGTTAGGAAGTATCGACTGCATGCATTGGAAGTGGAAAAATTGTCCTAAAGCTTGGAGAGGCCAATTTCAAGGACGAAGTGGAGAAGCGACTGTGATATTGGAAGTAGTTGCATCACAAGATCTATGGATATGA
- the LOC141643336 gene encoding methylmalonate-semialdehyde dehydrogenase [acylating], mitochondrial-like isoform X2, with the protein MESETGNVQQIMMLPPPPRKFNDREELIAYVRDFAVNHGYVVTIKNSKRESDVTLSCDRGGTTRKRNIGEPKRKRKVPSRLINCPFEVVGRKDDDVWVLRIKNGNHNHEPLKDMSEHPYSRRFSEDEMRQIKEMVEAGAKPREVLETLKKSNPEIQSTTRDVYNLKTKISRGKFSETSFKSWKPFTGSSSTRINPLKVSNFIGGKFVNSEGNVFVDVVNPATQEVVSQVPSTTYEEFKSAVFAAKQACRSWRNTPFSARQRIIVKLSELIRRDIDKLALVISTEQGETIKRAHSGILHSLEVVEHACGNRALHMGECVPNASTGIDMHSIREPLGVCAGICQFNYPALVSLWMFPISIICGNTFVLRPSEKHPGASLKLVELAVEAGLPDGVLNIVHGGNEIVDYICGDDDIKAISFVGCHTTAMRIYAQAAARGKRIEVNIRSKNQAVVMPDACMDTTLDALVAAGFGSAGDPCMSLCSVIFVGCSSSWVEELIKRARELKVYEGTDESADMGPVISEEVKARICRSVQHAVEGGARLILDGRNIMVPGYEKGSFVGPTILSGITPSMEWFEEDLLGPLLLCTQVNSLEEAIATLNQQKARTGASIFTTSGFAAKKFQNEVEVGLVGVNVPLSIPLPFCSTGLSTSFVGNLNFYGVQFYTQVKLVAQQWRGLTNKRISSTGTLSIHQAVPMSIRLSPDLSSEESSSSMSESSDTEVSAFVSQAPDINLSLPQTSKRPKTLPSTSQGTNDVLQCPERDSIPLMARTSEVTEMAARISYSMPLPTPQNDDGTHCSYLPTTSSHIFSTRGCTLALSHGNEDVRTSSQQRDSDIHLLPERASMSASRGVDGFAIHFSGEREFIPVISQTQAQAQAHWNGDVIPSLMMNNGSSGQSTSERAYIQMASQRMESVFQSFGTNKVNPAADTHRD; encoded by the exons ATGGAAAGTGAAACCGGAAATGTTCAGCAGATTATGATGCTTCCTCCACCACCGAGAAAATTCAATGATAGAGAGGAGCTTATTGCTTATGTCCGTGATTTTGCTGTGAACCATGGTTATGTAGTGACCATCAAGAATTCTAAGCGAGAGAGTGATGTCACCCTTAGTTGTGATAGAGGAGGAACTACTCGTAAACGCAATATTGGTGAGCCTAAGCGGAAAAGAAAGGTGCCTTCACGACTTATCAACTGCCCTTTTGAGGTCGTTGGTAGAAAGGATGATGATGTTTGGGTACTTAGGATAAAGAATGGGAACCACAATCATGAACCTTTGAAGGATATGTCTGAGCATCCGTACAGTCGCCGTTTCAGTGAAGATGAAATGAGGCAAATTAAGGAAATGGTTGAAGCAGGCGCAAAGCCACGTGAGGTTTTGGAGACTCTTAAGAAAAGTAATCCGGAGATACAATCAACCACAAGGGATGTGTACAATCTCAAAACTAAAATCAGTCGAGGAAAATTTTCAG AAACAAGTTTTAAGTCTTGGAAGCCTTTCACAGGATCATCCAGCACTAGAATAAATCCG CTAAAGGTATCTAATTTTATTGGTGGGAAGTTTGTGAACTCAGAGGGAAATGTCTTTGTCGATGTTGTCAATCCT GCAACCCAAGAGGTAGTGTCACAAGTGCCATCAACTACATATGAAGAGTTCAAATCTGCTGTTTTTGCAGCCAAACAAGCTTGTCGCTCTTGGAGAAATACACCTTTTTCAGCTCGACAGCGTATAATTGTTAAACTCTCAGAACTCATCCGCCGAGATATA GACAAACTTGCATTGGTTATTAGTACCGAACAGGGTGAGACAATAAAGAGAGCTCATTCAGGCATCCTCCATAGTTTGG AGGTGGTTGAACATGCTTGTGGGAACAGGGCTCTGCATATGGGTGAATGTGTTCCGAATGCTTCTACCGGGATAGACATGCACTCTATAAGGGAACCTCTGGGTGTCTGTGCAGGGATTTGCCAATTTAATTACCCTGCATTGGTGTCCTTGTGG ATGTTTCCTATTTCCATCATATGTGGCAATACATTTGTTCTAAGGCCATCAGAAAAACATCCAG GCGCTTCATTGAAGCTTGTAGAACTGGCTGTGGAAGCAGGCTTACCTGATGGCGTGTTAAATATTGTTCATGGAGGCAAT GAAATTGTTGATTATATATGTGGCGATGATGACATAAAAGCCATATCATTTGTTGGTTGCCATACG ACTGCTATGCGTATTTATGCTCAAGCCGCTGCCAGAGGTAAACGTATTGAG GTTAATATCAGATCTAAAAATCAGGCTGTTGTGATGCCTGACGCATGTATGGACACTACACTTGATGCTTTGGTTGCTGCTGGCTTTGGTTCTGCGGGTGATCCATGCATGTCACTCTGCTCAGTGATTTTTGTTGGATGCTCTTCCTCATG GGTGGAGGAGCTCATTAAACGTGCCCGAGAGCTTAAAGTTTATGAAGGAACTGATGAAAGTGCAGACATGGGTCCAGTGATTAGTGAAGAG GTGAAGGCTAGGATATGCAGATCAGTGCAACATGCTGTTGAAGGTGGTGCTAGGCTTATACTTGACGGGAGAAATATTATG GTTCCAGGATATGAGAAGGGAAGTTTTGTCGGTCCAACTATCTTGAGTGGCATAACACCTAGCATGGAATGGTTTGAG GAAGATCTTTTAGGCCCTCTGTTGCTGTGCACGCAG GTCAACAGTTTAGAAGAGGCCATAGCCACTCTCAACCAGCAAAA GGCCAGGACTGGAGCATCTATATTTACAACATCAGGTTTTGCTGCAAAAAAGTTCCAGAATGAGGTTGAAGTTGGATTG GTTGGAGTTAATGTTCCTTTGTCTATTCCATTACCATTTTGCTCCACTGGGTTGTCGACTTCTTTTGTGGGCAATCTCAATTTTTATG GTGTTCAATTTTACACACAGGTCAAACTAGTAGCGCAACAGTGGAGAGGTCTAACCAACAAAAGGATCTCATCCACTGGAACATTATCAATCCATCAGGCAGTTCCTATGTCCATTCGTTTGTCACCTGATTTATCAAGCGAGGAATCCTCCTCTTCAATGTCTGAATCATCAGACACAGAGGTGTCAGCATTCGTGAGCCAAGCACCTGACATCAATTTAAGCTTGCCTCAAACGTCGAAGAGGCCAAAGACTCTTCCTTCCACATCTCAGGGCACCAACGATGTACTTCAGTGTCCAGAGAGAGATAGTATACCCCTAATGGCCAGAACAAGTGAAGTTACTGAAATGGCAGCTCGCATCAGCTATTCCATGCCTCTGCCGACTCCACAAAATG ATGACGGAACTCATTGTAGTTATCTTCCCACGACGAGTAGCCATATATTTTCAACAAGAGGTTGCACGCTTGCATTGTCACACGGAAATGAAGATGTGAGAACCTCATCACAACAGAGAGATTCTGATATTCATCTATTGCCCGAGAGGGCATCTATGTCAGCATCTCGAGGGGTCGATGGTTTTGCAATTCATTTTAGTGGGGAGAGAGAATTCATCCCAGTGATATCTCAAACTCAAGCTCAAGCTCAAGCTCATTGGAACGGGGATGTCATTCCTTCGTTGATGATGAATAATGGTTCTTCTGGGCAGAGTACATCGGAGAGGGCCTATATCCAGATGGCTTCTCAAAGGATGGAGAGTGTGTTCCAGTCTTTTGGGACTAATAAAGTTAATCCTGCAGCTGATACTCACAGAGACTAA
- the LOC141643335 gene encoding uncharacterized protein LOC141643335 isoform X2, translated as MQCASSMALSSSYTSLLAFTPTAAHNHTTSVYQHHHNNTVKSFHGKHKINNNVLISQETPIIPKLITSTSNPFVKHCVKLRQSSSYRHSHGFVLLVGSTLIREIHEFHVLKQDHQTAIECLILLENAEVPEGIDEIQVDRVYVSSLVMKKLSGVQSTESIDAIALMRIPTSFLNLNDNQTKTDCARWFGSVSTHRILLLEGIQDPGNLGTLLRSALAFKWNGVFMLPGCCDPFNEKAIRVVSGNWDHLEAFRNDVEAKVMAGHPNTSNEAKPVHLLSQGLADSLAEMPLCLVLGSEGSGLSEKARQFSELVSIPMASNFESLNVAVAGGIFMFVLQSKSPENALVDVR; from the exons ATGCAATGTGCATCCTCTATGGCTCTATCCTCTTCTTACACATCTCTGCTTGCATTTACACCAACAGCAGCTCATAACCATACAACATCAGTTTACCAACATCATCATAATAATACTGTAAAATCATTTCATGGTAaacataaaattaataataatgtgTTAATCAGCCAGGAAACTCCAATAATCCCTAAATTAATCACAAGTACTTCAAACCCATTTGTCAAACATTGCGTTAAACTGCGACAGTCTTCTTCTTATCGTCATTCTCATGGTTTTGTTCTCCTTGTTGGCTCTACCCTTATCag GGAGATACATGAATTTCATGTGTTGAAACAGGACCACCAAACGGCAATAGAATGTCTGATTCTGCTTGAAAATGCCGAGGTTCCTGAAGGGATAGATGAAATTCAAGTAGATAGGGTGTATGTGAGCTCTCTGGTGATGAAAAAGCTTTCTGGGGTTCAATCAACTGAGTCAATTGATGCAATAGCTCTTATGAGGATTCCTACCAGTTTTCTGAATTTGAATGACAATCAAACGAAGACGGACTGTGCAAGATGGTTTGGATCTGTATCCACCCATCGGATTCTACTCCTTGAAGGGATTCAG GATCCAGGAAATCTCGGTACATTACTAAGATCAGCTTTAGCATTCAAATGG AATGGTGTATTCATGCTTCCTGGATGCTGCGACCCATTCAACGAAAAGGCAATTAGGG TTGTTTCCGGTAACTgggatcatcttgaagcattcaGGAATGATGTTGAAGCTAAGGTGATGGCAGGTCATCCCAACACCAGCAACGAGGCCAAACCCGTTCATTTGTTGTCCCAAGGGTTAGCAGATTCTTTGGCTGAGATGCCATTATGTTTAGTACTAGGCAGTGAGGGAAGTGGCCTTTCGGAGAAAGCCAGGCAGTTCAGTGAACTGGTAAGCATACCCATGGCAAGTAATTTCGAGTCCCTTAATGTTGCTGTGGCTGGTGGGATTTTTATGTTTGTGCTGCAATCCAAGAGTCCTGAAAACGCGTTAGTTGACGTAAGATGA
- the LOC141643335 gene encoding uncharacterized protein LOC141643335 isoform X1, which produces MQCASSMALSSSYTSLLAFTPTAAHNHTTSVYQHHHNNTVKSFHGKHKINNNVLISQETPIIPKLITSTSNPFVKHCVKLRQSSSYRHSHGFVLLVGSTLIREIHEFHVLKQDHQTAIECLILLENAEVPEGIDEIQVDRVYVSSLVMKKLSGVQSTESIDAIALMRIPTSFLNLNDNQTKTDCARWFGSVSTHRILLLEGIQDPGNLGTLLRSALAFKWNGVFMLPGCCDPFNEKAIRASRGAPFQLPIVSGNWDHLEAFRNDVEAKVMAGHPNTSNEAKPVHLLSQGLADSLAEMPLCLVLGSEGSGLSEKARQFSELVSIPMASNFESLNVAVAGGIFMFVLQSKSPENALVDVR; this is translated from the exons ATGCAATGTGCATCCTCTATGGCTCTATCCTCTTCTTACACATCTCTGCTTGCATTTACACCAACAGCAGCTCATAACCATACAACATCAGTTTACCAACATCATCATAATAATACTGTAAAATCATTTCATGGTAaacataaaattaataataatgtgTTAATCAGCCAGGAAACTCCAATAATCCCTAAATTAATCACAAGTACTTCAAACCCATTTGTCAAACATTGCGTTAAACTGCGACAGTCTTCTTCTTATCGTCATTCTCATGGTTTTGTTCTCCTTGTTGGCTCTACCCTTATCag GGAGATACATGAATTTCATGTGTTGAAACAGGACCACCAAACGGCAATAGAATGTCTGATTCTGCTTGAAAATGCCGAGGTTCCTGAAGGGATAGATGAAATTCAAGTAGATAGGGTGTATGTGAGCTCTCTGGTGATGAAAAAGCTTTCTGGGGTTCAATCAACTGAGTCAATTGATGCAATAGCTCTTATGAGGATTCCTACCAGTTTTCTGAATTTGAATGACAATCAAACGAAGACGGACTGTGCAAGATGGTTTGGATCTGTATCCACCCATCGGATTCTACTCCTTGAAGGGATTCAG GATCCAGGAAATCTCGGTACATTACTAAGATCAGCTTTAGCATTCAAATGG AATGGTGTATTCATGCTTCCTGGATGCTGCGACCCATTCAACGAAAAGGCAATTAGGGCAAGCAGAGGTGCACCCTTTCAGCTTCCTATTGTTTCCGGTAACTgggatcatcttgaagcattcaGGAATGATGTTGAAGCTAAGGTGATGGCAGGTCATCCCAACACCAGCAACGAGGCCAAACCCGTTCATTTGTTGTCCCAAGGGTTAGCAGATTCTTTGGCTGAGATGCCATTATGTTTAGTACTAGGCAGTGAGGGAAGTGGCCTTTCGGAGAAAGCCAGGCAGTTCAGTGAACTGGTAAGCATACCCATGGCAAGTAATTTCGAGTCCCTTAATGTTGCTGTGGCTGGTGGGATTTTTATGTTTGTGCTGCAATCCAAGAGTCCTGAAAACGCGTTAGTTGACGTAAGATGA
- the LOC141643334 gene encoding protein CYPRO4-like, with translation MGAGQSRGDLDLPESDSDYSDDERENDNNSTSDTESDKFTTPPPHSSASFDVDDIDSRLKALKLKYGASTAQKTFSSNGKKTAIKLYRHVGGVSADSKWTLVKDPHCSSFRFIKQKDGDENEEDDDDEEEKETSGSWELRVGSMVKSTVSSDLQLKMFPEQRRVVFVANSCVWALKFSEENNVYDQFVTEYQKCLFENVYGLEANDGNKLKIYGKDFISWANPDLADDTMWDAPDSLDPDLEEGSAVKAKAKAKQVDHDLLEEFEEEVTNTTGIQSLALGALDNSFLVGSDSIQVVKNFRHGIHGKGVCVKFDRGGLKGANSSYSTPKKALLMRAETNMMLMSPVAEGKPHASGIHQLDIETGKIVTEWKFGKDGADISMRDITSDSKSSQLDPSGSTFLGLDDNRLCQWDMRDRWGAVQDIATADNSPVLHWTQGHQFSRGTNFQCFASTGDGSIVVGSIDGKIRLYSKTSMRQAKTAFPSLGSPITHVDVTYDGKWVLATTDAYLLLICTLFTDKDGRTKTGFSGRMGNRASAPRLLKLMPLHAHMAGPNNKFHGGQFSWVTEDGNQERHIVVSVGKFSVIWNFEQVKNSGHKCYQSQQGLKSCYCYNIVLKDESIVDSRFMHEKFADCRSPEAPLVVATQMKVTSFSISAKQ, from the exons ATGGGTGCAGGCCAAAGTCGCGGTGATTTAGATCTCCCCGAATCCGACTCCGATTACTCCGATGATGAACGAGAAAATGATAACAACTCAACTTCTGACACCGAATCCGACAAATTCACAACTCCTCCACCTCACTCTTCCGCTTCTTTCGATGTCGACGATATCGATTCTCGCTTAAAAGCTCTTAAACTCAAGTACGGCGCCTCTACCGCCCAAAAAACCTTCTCTTCCAACGGTAAAAAAACCGCCATTAAACTCTACCGTCATGTCGGCGGCGTCTCTGCTGATTCCAAGTGGACCCTTGTTAAAGACCCACATTGCTCGTCTTTCCGTTTCATCAAGCAAAAAGACGGAGACGAAAACGaagaagatgacgatgatgaggaggagaaggagaCAAGTGGGTCTTGGGAGCTCCGGGTGGGGTCCATGGTTAAGAGTACTGTTTCATCGGATTTGCAGCTGAAAATGTTTCCGGAACAGCGACGGGTTGTGTTCGTTGCGAACAGCTGTGTGTGGGCGTTGAAGTTTTCTGAGGAAAATAATGTTTATGATCAATTTGTGACGGAGTATCAGAAATGTCTTTTCGAGAATGTTTATGGGTTAGAGGCGAATGATGGTAACAAGCTCAAGATTTATGGAAAGGATTTCATTTCGTGGGCTAATCCGGATTTGGCTGATGATACAATGTGGGATGCTCCGGATAGTCTTGACCCGGATTTGGAAGAGGGTTCGGCTGTGAAGGCGAAGGCAAAGGCGAAACAAGTGGACCATGATTTGCTTGAGGAGTTTGAGGAGGAGGTTACGAATACGACCGGGATACAAAGTTTGGCGTTGGGTGCGTTGGATAATAGTTTCTTGGTTGGGAGTGATAGTATTCAGGTGGTGAAGAATTTTCGACACGGTATTCATGGGAAAGGAGTGTGTGTCAAGTTTGATCGCGGGGGGTTGAAAGGTGCAAATTCGAGTTATTCGACTCCTAAGAAGGCGCTACTGATGAGGGCTGAGACTAATATGATGTTAATGAGTCCTGTGGCGGAGGGTAAACCCCATGCTTCGGGTATTCATCAGCTTGATATCGAGACAGGGAAGATTGTGACTGAATGGAAGTTTGGAAAGGATGGAGCTGATATTTCGATGAGGGATATTACTAGTGACAGTAAGAGTTCACAGTTGGATCCCTCTGGTTCGACATTCTTGGGTCTCGATGATAATAGGTTGTGCCAGTGGGATATGCGGGACCGTTGGGGTGCGGTTCAGGACATTGCAACGGCGGATAACTCCCCTGTGTTGCACTGGACTCAGGGGCATCAGTTCTCTAGAGGGACTAACTTTCAGTGCTTTGCTTCAACTGGGGATGGTTCTATTGTGGTGGGGTCCATTGATGGGAAGATTAGGCTGTACTCTAAGACGTCTATGCGACAAGCTAAGACGGCTTTCCCTAGCTTAGGCTCACCTATCACTCATGTGGATGTCACCTATGATGGGAAGTGGGTGTTGGCCACAACTGATGCGTATTTGCTTCTCATCTGCACATTGTTTACTGATAAGGATGGTCGGACTAAGACTGGTTTTAGTGGTCGTATGGGGAATCGTGCCTCTGCTCCGAGGTTGCTCAAGCTTATGCCTCTACATGCTCATATGGCCGGTCCAAACAACAAGTTCCATGGTGGCCAGTTCTCATGG GTAACAGAGGATGGAAATCAAGAACGCCACATAGTGGTGTCAGTCGGGAAATTCAGTGTGATATGGAACTTTGAGCAAGTGAAGAACAGCGGGCACAAATGTTACCAGAGTCAGCAAGGATTGAAGAGCTGTTACTGCTATAACATTGTGCTGAAAGACGAATCTATAGTCGACAGTCGGTTTATGCATGAGAAGTTTGCAGATTGCCGTTCTCCTGAAGCTCCTCTTGTCGTTGCTACTCAGATGAAAGTGACTTCATTTAGCATCTCCGCTAAGCAGTAG
- the LOC141643336 gene encoding methylmalonate-semialdehyde dehydrogenase [acylating], mitochondrial-like isoform X1: MESETGNVQQIMMLPPPPRKFNDREELIAYVRDFAVNHGYVVTIKNSKRESDVTLSCDRGGTTRKRNIGEPKRKRKVPSRLINCPFEVVGRKDDDVWVLRIKNGNHNHEPLKDMSEHPYSRRFSEDEMRQIKEMVEAGAKPREVLETLKKSNPEIQSTTRDVYNLKTKISRGKFSETSFKSWKPFTGSSSTRINPLKVSNFIGGKFVNSEGNVFVDVVNPATQEVVSQVPSTTYEEFKSAVFAAKQACRSWRNTPFSARQRIIVKLSELIRRDIDKLALVISTEQGETIKRAHSGILHSLEVVEHACGNRALHMGECVPNASTGIDMHSIREPLGVCAGICQFNYPALVSLWMFPISIICGNTFVLRPSEKHPGASLKLVELAVEAGLPDGVLNIVHGGNEIVDYICGDDDIKAISFVGCHTTAMRIYAQAAARGKRIEVNIRSKNQAVVMPDACMDTTLDALVAAGFGSAGDPCMSLCSVIFVGCSSSWVEELIKRARELKVYEGTDESADMGPVISEEVKARICRSVQHAVEGGARLILDGRNIMVPGYEKGSFVGPTILSGITPSMEWFEEDLLGPLLLCTQVNSLEEAIATLNQQKARTGASIFTTSGFAAKKFQNEVEVGLVGVNVPLSIPLPFCSTGLSTSFVGNLNFYGKAGVQFYTQVKLVAQQWRGLTNKRISSTGTLSIHQAVPMSIRLSPDLSSEESSSSMSESSDTEVSAFVSQAPDINLSLPQTSKRPKTLPSTSQGTNDVLQCPERDSIPLMARTSEVTEMAARISYSMPLPTPQNDDGTHCSYLPTTSSHIFSTRGCTLALSHGNEDVRTSSQQRDSDIHLLPERASMSASRGVDGFAIHFSGEREFIPVISQTQAQAQAHWNGDVIPSLMMNNGSSGQSTSERAYIQMASQRMESVFQSFGTNKVNPAADTHRD; the protein is encoded by the exons ATGGAAAGTGAAACCGGAAATGTTCAGCAGATTATGATGCTTCCTCCACCACCGAGAAAATTCAATGATAGAGAGGAGCTTATTGCTTATGTCCGTGATTTTGCTGTGAACCATGGTTATGTAGTGACCATCAAGAATTCTAAGCGAGAGAGTGATGTCACCCTTAGTTGTGATAGAGGAGGAACTACTCGTAAACGCAATATTGGTGAGCCTAAGCGGAAAAGAAAGGTGCCTTCACGACTTATCAACTGCCCTTTTGAGGTCGTTGGTAGAAAGGATGATGATGTTTGGGTACTTAGGATAAAGAATGGGAACCACAATCATGAACCTTTGAAGGATATGTCTGAGCATCCGTACAGTCGCCGTTTCAGTGAAGATGAAATGAGGCAAATTAAGGAAATGGTTGAAGCAGGCGCAAAGCCACGTGAGGTTTTGGAGACTCTTAAGAAAAGTAATCCGGAGATACAATCAACCACAAGGGATGTGTACAATCTCAAAACTAAAATCAGTCGAGGAAAATTTTCAG AAACAAGTTTTAAGTCTTGGAAGCCTTTCACAGGATCATCCAGCACTAGAATAAATCCG CTAAAGGTATCTAATTTTATTGGTGGGAAGTTTGTGAACTCAGAGGGAAATGTCTTTGTCGATGTTGTCAATCCT GCAACCCAAGAGGTAGTGTCACAAGTGCCATCAACTACATATGAAGAGTTCAAATCTGCTGTTTTTGCAGCCAAACAAGCTTGTCGCTCTTGGAGAAATACACCTTTTTCAGCTCGACAGCGTATAATTGTTAAACTCTCAGAACTCATCCGCCGAGATATA GACAAACTTGCATTGGTTATTAGTACCGAACAGGGTGAGACAATAAAGAGAGCTCATTCAGGCATCCTCCATAGTTTGG AGGTGGTTGAACATGCTTGTGGGAACAGGGCTCTGCATATGGGTGAATGTGTTCCGAATGCTTCTACCGGGATAGACATGCACTCTATAAGGGAACCTCTGGGTGTCTGTGCAGGGATTTGCCAATTTAATTACCCTGCATTGGTGTCCTTGTGG ATGTTTCCTATTTCCATCATATGTGGCAATACATTTGTTCTAAGGCCATCAGAAAAACATCCAG GCGCTTCATTGAAGCTTGTAGAACTGGCTGTGGAAGCAGGCTTACCTGATGGCGTGTTAAATATTGTTCATGGAGGCAAT GAAATTGTTGATTATATATGTGGCGATGATGACATAAAAGCCATATCATTTGTTGGTTGCCATACG ACTGCTATGCGTATTTATGCTCAAGCCGCTGCCAGAGGTAAACGTATTGAG GTTAATATCAGATCTAAAAATCAGGCTGTTGTGATGCCTGACGCATGTATGGACACTACACTTGATGCTTTGGTTGCTGCTGGCTTTGGTTCTGCGGGTGATCCATGCATGTCACTCTGCTCAGTGATTTTTGTTGGATGCTCTTCCTCATG GGTGGAGGAGCTCATTAAACGTGCCCGAGAGCTTAAAGTTTATGAAGGAACTGATGAAAGTGCAGACATGGGTCCAGTGATTAGTGAAGAG GTGAAGGCTAGGATATGCAGATCAGTGCAACATGCTGTTGAAGGTGGTGCTAGGCTTATACTTGACGGGAGAAATATTATG GTTCCAGGATATGAGAAGGGAAGTTTTGTCGGTCCAACTATCTTGAGTGGCATAACACCTAGCATGGAATGGTTTGAG GAAGATCTTTTAGGCCCTCTGTTGCTGTGCACGCAG GTCAACAGTTTAGAAGAGGCCATAGCCACTCTCAACCAGCAAAA GGCCAGGACTGGAGCATCTATATTTACAACATCAGGTTTTGCTGCAAAAAAGTTCCAGAATGAGGTTGAAGTTGGATTG GTTGGAGTTAATGTTCCTTTGTCTATTCCATTACCATTTTGCTCCACTGGGTTGTCGACTTCTTTTGTGGGCAATCTCAATTTTTATG GGAAAGCAGGTGTTCAATTTTACACACAGGTCAAACTAGTAGCGCAACAGTGGAGAGGTCTAACCAACAAAAGGATCTCATCCACTGGAACATTATCAATCCATCAGGCAGTTCCTATGTCCATTCGTTTGTCACCTGATTTATCAAGCGAGGAATCCTCCTCTTCAATGTCTGAATCATCAGACACAGAGGTGTCAGCATTCGTGAGCCAAGCACCTGACATCAATTTAAGCTTGCCTCAAACGTCGAAGAGGCCAAAGACTCTTCCTTCCACATCTCAGGGCACCAACGATGTACTTCAGTGTCCAGAGAGAGATAGTATACCCCTAATGGCCAGAACAAGTGAAGTTACTGAAATGGCAGCTCGCATCAGCTATTCCATGCCTCTGCCGACTCCACAAAATG ATGACGGAACTCATTGTAGTTATCTTCCCACGACGAGTAGCCATATATTTTCAACAAGAGGTTGCACGCTTGCATTGTCACACGGAAATGAAGATGTGAGAACCTCATCACAACAGAGAGATTCTGATATTCATCTATTGCCCGAGAGGGCATCTATGTCAGCATCTCGAGGGGTCGATGGTTTTGCAATTCATTTTAGTGGGGAGAGAGAATTCATCCCAGTGATATCTCAAACTCAAGCTCAAGCTCAAGCTCATTGGAACGGGGATGTCATTCCTTCGTTGATGATGAATAATGGTTCTTCTGGGCAGAGTACATCGGAGAGGGCCTATATCCAGATGGCTTCTCAAAGGATGGAGAGTGTGTTCCAGTCTTTTGGGACTAATAAAGTTAATCCTGCAGCTGATACTCACAGAGACTAA